The genome window ATAATAAGTAATCGAACACCTTCCAGGTGATCCTCGCCGCCGTGGCCGCCGTGGCCCTCGCCGCCCCCGACAGGACCTACGGCCCGCCAAGTAGGACCTACGACGCCTCGGGCTCCCAAGAATCCGCGGAGATCCTCAAGCACGACTTCGTCCTCGAGGACGACGGCAGGTACAACCTGGAGGTGGAGACCAGCAACGGCATCTCCGTGGCCCAGCACGGCAGCCCCGACGGCCCCGAGGGCGCCGTGGTCAAGAGCGGATCATACTCGTGAGTATCACTCGGCTTCTGTACTGTTGTGTGCCCAGGAGTGGATCACACTCGTGAGTACCACTCGCCCTGTTGGCCTCGTCTGATGCACACTCTCCTTCCACAGCTACACCGCCCCTGACGGCACTCCCGTCCGCGTCAAGTTCGTCGCCAATGAGAACGGCTACCAGCCCGAGTCTGACCTGCTGCCCGTGGCCCCCGAGTTCCCCCACCCTATCCCCCAGTTCGTGCTGGACCAGATCGCCAAGGCCGCCGAGGAGGACAGGAGGTCCAGCAGTCAGAGGGGCTACGACTAAACCAATCCTTAATAACACCACTTGAAGACTCTACTGTCAAGGAAGACGACAACACCATGTCCTGAACACTGGCCGGGGACGCGTTCGTGTTCGCTGACTGGACGGAGTGGTCCAGGACGCAGCGAGTGAATGATTGTGATGCTTGTTTATTTATTAGTGTGACAGAGAAATAAAGCTAAGCAGTATAACTTGTTTCTTTAAAAATGATATTGCATGCTACTTGGAGATTTATTGCAGATTACTCGTAGAAAATAATACACATAAGTCTGCTAAAATCCTAAAACTATCTGCACACAGTCTGTAAGTTGTTAATACCTCGCCTTAGTATCAGATGGGacctttttttcgtctctctctctctctctctctctctctctctctctctctctctctctctctctctctctctctctctctcaatcaatcactcaatcaatctctctctctctctatctctctatatctctctctatatatatatatatatatctatctctctatatatatatatatatatatatatatatatatatatatatatatatatatatatatatatatatatatatatattagtaggtCTATCTACGATTATATATGTGGATAAGGTGATACCactgttattactactgctactgctgctgctgctactactactactattactactacgactactactattgaGGCTGCATAACAACGGTCAGGGAAGTAAAACACGTCAGCGCTCCTCGTGTCATCACCTTCTACTTTAATCGTCAACATGAACTAAAGAACGACGCAGAAATACAAACACTCCGACCGAAATTGACCGACACACTCATTGGCCACTCGGACTGTCTTCATTTAGCAGGATCAGCATTTATAATATAGaagacattatttttttgtttactgctatatttattgattttttgctcttttatttccgttgctgtaaaaagaaaCTGCAAAAACTTAAAACATGCAAGTAGGAAATCAAACTCACATCCCCAAAATCTTATAATCAAAACAGAAAAAATCCCTAGCTAACCTAATATTCTAATACTAtttggaggcggtggctgagtagtcaGTGTGCTGGTGCGGCGTTCAAGACGACACAGGTTCGCGTCCCACCCGCcgcgacaaacaagctggcaatattttagtcattgccgagtggcataagactacccacatgctgtcccgaagaccatctatcaaccggactctagattctctcgaaAAAATTATCAAAGATGAactccaggggggggggggtcagcatgagcctaGCAAGATGTCGCCACTACGGGCTGGAGTTGACCACCAGGCGCCACCATAAAAAGCCTACAGGCGCCACAGACCAaaacgtaaaaaataataataataacagcctcTTCTTTGAACTATTAATATTATGAGATCCGAAAGGCATAATTAGGTGAGCGAGGCGCAGCGCACTGATGCAATGAAGTAAAAACCCGAATCTGGATCAAAGCAAAAATAGTATATAGCTCTTGCCTCATGACAGCGTGGAGGAACGAGAACGAGTCCACAATTAGTCACGCCGCTTATAAATAAAGTATATCTTCAATTAACCTGTTCCGCGCGTCCCCGTGTTACAGCTTTACGTGTTCCGGGGATTACCGCCCGGGCCACTCATGCCAGGCTGAAAAAATAAcatggacactctctctctctctctctctctctctctctctctctctctctctctctctctctctctctctctctctctctctctctctctctctctctctctctctctctctctctctctctctctctctctctctctctctctctctctctctctctctctctctctctccccagtttTGTGTAGGAGGATCTTgcgactttcctttcttttcttttctatttacgttccacctatggcgccggtaggttttcttggtgtggcctgatggttggccccggCCTGTTAtgtcgcaggcaagtgtttatagtgacgccatcttgcttggctcatgctgtctccCGGAGattatctttgatcctctttcagAGAGAaacttgagtccgggttgataggtggacagcatgtgggcagtcttaggccactcggcggtgactgaaaaatcccagcctgttgtggcgggCTGGACGCGAAGCTGTGTCCTCCTGGACGCagtgcccgcacgctaaccactcagccatcgccatTCTCTTTATCCGTGATCCCTGAGTGTATTGCTATGAAGGAATAAATCTAGAGATAACAAAGCCTGCAGGCAAAATTAATGAGgctgaaggagagaagatagCGGCGTTTGGCACTGATGATTTCTGGCGGCCGTAATATTCCAGGGGCGGCGAGTCCTGGGAAGGGGCTTCTTGAGATGTGTTGAGATGCGTGTGGCCTAaactaatttttcctttttttctataagTGATAAAGtccttctttttcaatatttgtcaAGCCGCTAAATGACTGGACTACTCTGAGTCAACAGGAGCGGCATCTGAGGTCTTTAGTCAAAAATGAGGGGCCGGGTTGAAAAGTGTTATTGCCTTTTTGGCTTTTGGTCGCCTCAactattttttcctttaatttataTATTTGCCCCTTCGAGTCATTCTTTAGTGGCCAAGTTTCAATGACATGAAGTAATACAGGTGTCAACAAAGTCACATTTTGATTTTCAAAGCggaagaaaattctctctctctctctctctctctctctctctctctctctctctctctctctctctctctctctctctctctctctctctctctctctctctctctctctctctctctctctctctctctctctctcttacaggcacacacacacacacacacacacacacacacacacacacacacacacacacacacacacacacacacacacacacacacacacacacacacacacacacacacacacacacacacacacacacacacacacacacacacacacacacacacacacacacacacacacacacagacacgcaaaTTGGCACAATCAACAAGAACAGGTTTGCAATGAGAACATTTTTTTTCCGCGCGCAGGTTGTTTGAATATACCGTTAAAAGCGAATCTCACTTTTCAATACATTTGTGTATCTGTGTTTAACCCGAGGAAAGCTTCAGGACCTAAAACATGTACGGGGTAAAAAGTGGTAAGCGCTCCAGCCCGGCTCGCTTGTCAAGTATGAGGAACACAACAACACGAGAACGTAAACTCGGGTCGGTATTGTTAGACGTTTTGgtctctcatcaactatttccaaaggccaaaaaggagatcagtctggttcttaTGAATggtatttttaggttcatggcacagaacaagggtcagactaccaccagggtcattcaactactcgtggaaatgccccaaaacctTACAAAAAccgtgtgtgcttgggcgccgaaatgtttaagaataagtCTCTCTGTCCTAAGGTCTAAAGAACGCATCGATCTAGTCAGTCCATCATCGACAATCCCGCAAGGTTAAGCAAGAGGAGATGCATCGTTGACCACCGCCGTGTGTGTTATCAAGCTTAATTAAAGGTCACTCTTATCGAGTTGGTTTTCATCAGGAAAGCTGGCAACCGTGCGTGCCTGCCCCTGTATATAAGCTTACGGCCACTCACCGAGGCACTAAAACTGAAACACACCTCAACATGAAGCTAGTgagtttcctttcctccaccagaCACGATGCACCCACGCAGTGCTTGGAGAAAGGGAAAAGTCTATGATTTTGCTAAATTATCAAATTCTGTCTTGCCAACAGTCTAGTTTCATATATAACATCTCAGTCATATCTGCAGGCCGTGTTTGCTGCCCTCGCCGCCCTGGCCGCCGCAGCCCCCGACTACTCCGCCCCGAGGCCCGAACGCTACCACAGCGAGGAGGTGCCGATCATTAGACACGACTTTGTCCTCGAGGAGGACGGGAGATACAACCTGGACGTGGAGACCGGCAACGGCATCTACCTGGCCCAGTCTGGCGCTCCGGACAGCCCGACAGGAGCCGTCATCAAGGCTGGGCAGTACTCGTGAGTAACACATTGCACCACCCGAcctaccgcggccccgctgcatacgactCTCTACCGCTCATCATTCCTTttctatccaaatctcttatgcaagagttaaccaggatctatattcttttattccttctgctggtaaactctggaacagccttccttcgtctgtatttcctcctgcacaCGACTTAAACTCATTCATTCTCCACCCAAATTTGATCTCTCTTTCGTCCTCTcatttttctgcttttgtttGGAGCAGTCTAGCGGACTTTATTTTGTTGTCTTTgcttttgcctttgagctgtctgcCTTGTTGTAAGGAAAAAATTGCCGCCCGTGAGCCCTCGTATGTCACACTGGATGGAGTTACTAAACTTGGCTGTACTTGTGTTACATATTGCTGTGACTGACAGATGTTAACCTTCGTGTATTTGGATAATTTTTTCGAGTAGCTCCTTATGATGTTTCGTTTCACACTGACACGCACCAACAAACATTACCGTGACCACCTCATGCTGCCTCAAAAAaaaggtgtggggggggggggtaaggggggtaaACCTTTTAGGAATCTATTATACGTTTTCTCCCCAGATACACCGCCCCTGACGGCACTCCGGTTCACGTTAAGTTCGTCGCCAACGAAAACGGCTACCAGCCCGAGTCTTCCCTGCTGCCCGTGGCCCCCGAGTTCCCCCACCCCATCCCGCAGTTCGTGCTGGACCAGATCGCCTTCGCCGCCCAGGAGGACGCCGGGCGATCCAAGGCTCCATCAAGAGGCTACCAGTAAATCTGCTCCACCAGTGTTCCTTAAGTTCTTTCCAGGTTTAATAAATCATACATAACAGCATTTGGTATCCtttccctgccccttccttcgCTTCTGGTATAAGAAACTCCAGCCACCAGCGGAACTGCCCCTTATACTATGTGTTATTTATAACTCTTCTTTTGAAAATGTATTGTAAGTACTTTCATCTGTCCTCAATACTtagcgttctgtatcatctccatcAGTTCCTTTACTCCTCTCAGATGCTAAATATATGCAGGGGCTTGCCCgtctcgtgtgcgtgtgtgtgtgtgtgtgtgtgttagaccgGGGgaggttttacacacacacacacacacacacacacacacacacacacacacacacacacacacacacacacacacacacacacacaccttttgaaTCGATTAGAATCAAAGTCTTTTCGCCTAATCTGATCTCATTTTGATGACTGTCTTCTACCTGTTAAATTCtactgcaatgttgcctctctgtcttgtatcgttattttcatgcttCCATATTTGATTGTCTAgagaggcggggcggggctgtcaggcggggcagggcggggcaggtaGAGAGAGTGATGGCCAGGTGACGCAAACGCCCGCCAAATATACTGTCCTGAGAAAGTAATGGTGAGCCTCGTAAGGCCGCCGCCAGGCTGTGAATGGCAGGCTGTGACGCTGATTGCTGGCGCGAGGCCTGCACAGGAAGCTTTTGGGCCTGGTTCTAGCGCCATGGGACCTGAACATGAAGCCTTTGTGCCTGTTTGTTGTATTCATAAGATTTGGGTCGATATTTTcagacacttctgccattcacattaattatttccaaaggccaaaaaggagataaataactTTTTAATGGGTGTTTTTGCAGGTTCATGGCACAAGAGAATGGtcgaactaccagaagggtcttacaactcctggaaatgcccagaactcctacgaatgcctagTCActtatatgtgcttgggcgccgaaatcttCAAGAATACGAGCCTTACACTAGAAGCCCATGATATAGCTGCTCTTCTATTATGAATTTTCAAGACGATTTAGATCCAAGAGCCTTAGGGAGGTTCTTAGATTAACACCGTGTCAAGTTAAGGAACAGTTTCTACGGGATAATTAGACTCAATAACAGTATTTACTATTTTAGTGGTTAAAAACAACTGAAgtgtcattttctcttccctctcttcaccgtCTTTGCTGCGTGTCGACAAAGCCAGGCAGTGTCCACACAATCGCCGCTCCCATGGTCACGGCGCGGCAGCCACACCCGTAACTAACCCGCAATAAACACAGTGTTCCGGCGTCAAGCATTGCGGCAGAAAGCAAACATAGAGGGTTTATAATGGCACCGGAGTTCCCGAAGTAAGAGTGTTGTAAACAGGCGAGGAAAATGTAAACGCTGAAGTATTAGTCTCGGCGGCGGCGCCTTCTTGATTTATCGCCCGCGTTCGCCGCGCCAGAAACCCGAGATTCTTAGAAAGTTGTGACGATTTATCACCCGTTAAACTCCACTCGCGACCATCTGAGCATTGTGCGCCGAAAAAATACGAGGCAACACTTTGAATAATCGTCAGACTGTGATATTTAAGGCGGCTCGTGGCCAGACATTATACCCTCGGCGGATCCGACGCCCATGCAGAGACAACTGCCCGCAGCTCCTGGAGTGACTGTTGGTGCTGGCACAGAGCTTGCCCTCTCCATCGTACATTGCGGTTAGAGGGAATTCAACTTTCGAAATTTGATTAGTTGAATTTTATATGAAATTCTTCCTCTTGTAAGAGAAAGTGTTTCAGTAGAGTGCGACTGAGCCTTAGGAAGAGGCTCTTTACTAACAAGGGGATTATTAAAACCGTTTTAAAAATATTCTGCGAAATGATCCTTCGGTGTTACAGACACTCATtcctgtacccccccccccccccccacacacacacacacattatagctcagggctactcaactggtgGCCTGCAGTCCGAACCCGGACCTTCTGCCTGtattgtagctggaccccaggctccaggggcagaaaaataaattaaacaacatgaaggtcctggcgatggattcttgcaagtgtatatCCTCGACTGACTGTAGGGCATACAGTCAGtccaggaaatacacttgcaagaatacGTCACCAGGACCTTCATgatatttaattatatttttctgcccctggagcctggggtccagctacaataATTTTCCGGACCTCTGCACACATTTGAACTTGTCTAACTGAACCTTTGCTTATAATAGTTGAGCGACCCTGCTATAGCTAATCGTTCTCTGTCGCCATATCGAAGACGAAGTGTCCTTTAgataaatacaagaaaacactGCTACAAAAATTATCCAGACTGACGCTTGCCGACGAAGGCTGCATGAAGCTATTCACTATTATGAGTTTGTAACAGTGTAAGACAATATATACATGTAGCGTTAAGACAACCCATTCTACTGTACATTATCGAGAAAATCCTAAGGTATatcgaatttcctttttttctgcgtgGCTTCACAGTTAATATAATACTCCCTTTCTCTGGTCCGTCCCCATCACTCACACGCGAGAGAGAGTTCGACGAGAAAGGAAGTTCGGGAGTAGGCGAGGATACTGATCTTATTCGACATGATCTTGAAAACAAATCCAGGACAAGACGAGACGCTATCAGTATGGAAGACTTTGGCAGCCCGACCAGGAAAGCACTATATAAGAGGGCAGACACAGGGGGACGTCACTCTCCAGGCAACAGACACGACAACATGCTTTTTGTGAGTGCTGCTCCtgcctctctgtcccttccttatAGTTTGTGAGTGCTGCTCCtgcctctctgtcccttccttatAGTTTGTGAGTGCTGCTCCtgcctctctgtcccttccttatAGTTTGTGAGTGCTGCTCCtgcctctctgtcccttccttatagtttcatttttatttttctcttttttcttttgttttagccacttcatttttttcctacgTCCTCTGGCGCAcagtttttttcacatttttttccttttcttggtctACGTGAGTTCTCCTGCCCTTCTGTCACTTCCTTATATTgtcacttttattttcctcttttcttctgttttattttagcCACTCGCCACCAGGCTTGGGTTCAAGTACAGTTTTTGGAATCGAGTCCAAGTACAATTACATGACTCAGTTTTATAGATGAACTCGAGTCCAAGTACGAGTACTGTGTACTGTATTCGAATCCAGGTACAAGTACTTTTACTGAGTTAaccttcttattttttctgtttttctgcttCTGACAAGTGGCAAACTGCCGAGCCCTCTTTGCCCTGAGTCACCTCACATGACCTCAGCGTTACTTCATCCCAGGGCCCAGGTCACCAGACCTCCCCGAGGCCCAAGCTTAGGACACACCTTTCTTAATCTCTTACCCTGACCTCACCTCCACCCAGGCAGGTCGTCAAGCACCACACCAGACACAGGTTTGCATTTTTTGTCTGTACTCGTAAAACTGTCGAGTACTTGTTAACTCATTAGGTATTGCTTTTGTCAGCcttcctttttgttatttttacttTACTGTCACTACCTTTTAgttttcatatccatgtctgcCCAGTGAGGGGATTCTGTTTGggcaattatatattttttacttttccttgatACCCTTTCATGGACCTCACGACTAATGCTAAAACTAACATTAAtcacttttcttctcattccttcgtAACTGCCTCTTTCCTTACAGCCTCCAActccctattctttcctctcacATATTCCACTCCGAGTCTTTCCCAAGTCCACTTCCTACTTACTACACCTATACTTCCTCGATCCTCACTTGTTACTCATTCCGCGTTCCTCCACCTAGTTAGTCTTCATCCAGCTAGAGGCCATCTATCGCTCGCCCAGTGTTTTGCTCGCCATCAATCGTTCATGTTCCTCCTTTTCAGTTACCCATTCCttcatcattcctcttcttctaaaaTTTGCCGTCTCCTTTGACCTGTTCGTATTCCGGGACTCGGAATCCTCCTCAGCCTCTAGTTCACTCACTCTCGTTGTCTGCCTTATCCTCTTCTTGCTCCatagacacagatagagagatagacaggtagataggtaggtagatagagacagagagatggagTACTTGCTTCACTCACTCAAGACAAGCAATAAcgatagcaataacaacaataacaacgacaacagcaacaacaacaacacaacaacagaaaACGCAACAGCCACTCGTCACATCACAATGACCTGTAGTGACCAAGTCTTGCCCCGCAGGTGACCCTCGCCGCCTTGGTCTCcgtggccgccgccgccacccagtACGCGCCGCCCCCTCCCGGGAGCTACGAGGATTCCCGCGATTTCATTCCCATCCTGAAGGACAACCGCGTGCAGGAGGATGACGGCAGGTACAACTTGGACGTGGAGACCGGCAACGGCATATTCCTGTCCCAGTCTGGCGCTCCTGACGGGCCCGAGGGCGCCGTGATCAAGGCAGGAGAGTTCTCGTGAGTAACAGCTCTGTTCACACTTCCTTGGGAAAAGTTTCCAATATTCAGGGTGAGTGCGGTGAACGTAACTGTTTCCATTACTGCCGCCCACAGCTACACCGCCCCTGACGGCACGCCTGTTCACGTGAAATTTGTCGCCGACGAGAACGGCTACCAGCCCCAGTCTGACCTGCTGCCCGTGGCGCCCGAGTTCCCGCACCCTATCCCGCAGTTCGTGCTGGACCAGATCGCCTTCGCCGCCGAAGAGGACGCCAGGCGGCCCAAGACTCCCTCGGGCACCTACAGTGCCCCCTAGGCACCGGTCAGCGGACAACCCGGCACAGGAACACGTGCAGTTTTCCGACAAGCCCTGTGCGAGCATCCCCATGAACTTGTCTCTGTAAATCTATAtttattaaattatttaatttgaaATAAAGCTTTGAATCATATAAATAATATCTAATGTATACAGAGGTTAAAAATGATAAGCCGGAGCTGCCACAAGGGAAAAGCTCCTTTCCTCCCAGCAGTATACCTGAGATGTTAGATTTACTTTTATTCTTCCACAAAACCTGGAAACTCAGTGACTCTGGCCCTTAATGTTTCTATCGGCGCTAAGTTGATATTTTCATTTAAAGAAAATTCTGGAATATGAAAACTGAAGGAAGATCCTGATCATGCTCAATGGCGAGAACGTGTAAACTATTGAACATTTCTTCACTTCGCATCCCAGTCACGCGTGTCAAATGTTGATATCTTCCCGGCAATGGCCAAGAGTTGTCAATCTAATCTGCCAAATGGTTTCCTAACTATATTCAGAACTCAGGCCTCGGCCATCCAGAAGAATTGTGGTCGAGCGTTTGGCCGAGTCAGGGCTGAGTGGCGAGAGGTAATTCTCAGGCTACAAAACAATAGACACACCTAACACCACCATAGCCggtccaggattcaggacgtttcctaaggtagAGAAGGTAACGTTATAATtgcatttcgtaaagaatccttataaccaaaaactagctaaaattatgggtattctttttcttgaacacaacattgaataaacaacagaacaataatatgaaaataagtatatcCACCGTtggcagattgtcgtactcagagcacagtatttgccggtttctgacgcctaactattgccaagaaacatcagaatctaactgttttaacgataactataaattagtttcgttactggagaccagaagacagtttgggggcagaaagtcgggaaatataagcgacAATCGGGCACCGTTGGTCTGTATCACACAGTTATATATTATATAACTCAGTCGTCTGTATGCCCGATGCCCGAGGCAGCAGCGCCGCCATTTTGCGGGTATATTTTTACTGGACAAAGCAGGCGATGTCACTTATTGTggcttcgtgagctttcatatttatctatttgtgtatatttcatggtggcaaaacttaaattactagtttcatttttactatatAGTGACaagaatttgtgactgtttatcacaatagaatttcactctaataagtgaatcagactccacataaatattaccagtgtgtgtatgaatgaatacaaagataagcacatactttgatttaactctaggatgtttcgtggatcattaataaatataaacaaagtaTCCCGATAGGCTAATCTTTAGCCCACTACCTAGAATGGCCCCCAAAAcggtccctccgccaagtttgtaccctacatttggtgatgttaggtgcgcctattacgtGAGGGACCTTTGCTCTTCCTTAACTAACATTCTCTTGTCCGTCAGGTATTGAGTCCCGTAGGCCAGCACGATGCAAGTGTGTGTCAAGTTCAAGAATAGCCGGCCGCCGCTGGTCTGCCTTGAGCGGGGAAGGCTTGCTGACGTGCTGCCGTGAGGAGTGGTAACGATAAGGcttcttctgagagagagagatggacagaaaaaaatgtattgttGAGGTCAATGACAACTTGTTTTTCAGACATACTTCCGCTTATTGGGTGTGAAATATTCAATGcctagttttccttcccttctcttaataCTGCAAGGGCTACACTCTAACCTCTAGTCTGATAATTCTCCGACGATTGCTGGGCGTGAAATATTCGATGCCttgttcattcctttccttctcttaatgCTGCAAGGACTCAACTCCAGGTCTGACATTTCTCCGACGTATGCAGGTCGTGAAATAGTCAGTGCTttgttcattcctttccctctcttaatGCTGCAAGGACTCCACTCCAAGTCTAACATTTCTCCGACGTATGCAGGTCGTGAAATAGTCAATGCCttgttcattcctttccttctcttaatgCTGCAAGGACTCCACTCCAGGGGCCGGATTCATGAAGCCACTACAAGACCGGTCGTTCGTAAGTCTTTtagtaaatctgtcctctacgaatgaTCCTTGTGTTTAGGGTGCTCCGATGACAATGA of Eriocheir sinensis breed Jianghai 21 chromosome 66, ASM2467909v1, whole genome shotgun sequence contains these proteins:
- the LOC126987702 gene encoding cuticle protein AMP1A-like, whose translation is MKFVILAAVAAVALAAPDRTYGPPSRTYDASGSQESAEILKHDFVLEDDGRYNLEVETSNGISVAQHGSPDGPEGAVVKSGSYSYTAPDGTPVRVKFVANENGYQPESDLLPVAPEFPHPIPQFVLDQIAKAAEEDRRSSSQRGYD
- the LOC126987671 gene encoding larval cuticle protein LCP-30-like, whose amino-acid sequence is MEDFGSPTRKALYKRADTGGRHSPGNRHDNMLFVTLAALVSVAAAATQYAPPPPGSYEDSRDFIPILKDNRVQEDDGRYNLDVETGNGIFLSQSGAPDGPEGAVIKAGEFSYTAPDGTPVHVKFVADENGYQPQSDLLPVAPEFPHPIPQFVLDQIAFAAEEDARRPKTPSGTYSAPIILATLAVVAAAAPQQYYDNSREVVPILKDERQQDEYGRYNLDVETGNGIVLAQSGSPDGPEGSVVKAGQYAYTAPDGTPVVVKFVADENGYQPQSPLLPVAPEFPHPIPQFVLDQIAKAAEEDANRSREDRYD
- the LOC126987705 gene encoding cuticle protein AMP1A-like, yielding MKLAVFAALAALAAAAPDYSAPRPERYHSEEVPIIRHDFVLEEDGRYNLDVETGNGIYLAQSGAPDSPTGAVIKAGQYSYTAPDGTPVHVKFVANENGYQPESSLLPVAPEFPHPIPQFVLDQIAFAAQEDAGRSKAPSRGYQ